Genomic DNA from Candidatus Nitrosopumilus koreensis AR1:
AAACTCCCATCAAGTTTGCTGTATTGGGTAATACCAGGTTCAACTTGCAAATCACGTGGAGACTCGAATGTTTTTACAATTTTTCCTTTGTTGTGATAAAAATTTGCAAGACCTGATGCCAAGGTACTTTTCCCAGAACCCGGAGCACCTGAAATTAAAATTCCCTCTGCTCTATCAGATAGGCGCTCCATCAGTTTTTCAGAAATTTTGTAATCTTCAAGAGACAGTTTGATTATTGGGTGCACGATTGTTATTTCAAATGATTCAGAGAATGGAGAATGTGTAATTGCAATTCTATAATCATCATGTTGAACTACAGATGCACCAGTCTTAGATATTTCAATAGTACTAGAATCAATGGCGTTTGCAACATCCAATATTTGCGAGGAGATCATCTCCAAATAGTCTCTTGAAAGAACATCATCACTGATTCTTGTAAGTAAAAAGGCACCAGGTTTTCCTTTTTTGGCAAGAGGGTATTGGTTTTCTTTGAGATGAACACTCATCGTATCAGCATCAAAAAAACTTCAAAAATTCCAGAGTCTCTTTTTGGACTTCTGCCTTTAGAAATACAGTTTGAACACCTTCAGCTTGAGCGACCAGATGTTGTACATTATCAGAGGTGTAAAGAACAGCATCATTTTGCTTTGCCATATCAGTAATTATTGCATCAATTCTTCCACTTCCTGCAAGTTTAATTTCATCAGTAGAAAGGTGGGAGCCCTGCAAAATTATTTCCAATCCATAACTACCAGACAATTCTTTTAGTTTACGGATTTTCTCCAATCCTACAAATCCCTGTTCTTTTTTATTTGATGCTTGAGATTGCAGTTCATCTAAAACTGCCTGAGGAATTATAATTTGAGAATTTCTAACAGTTCCTTTTTCTATTTGAGACAGTAATTGGCCATTAATTACAACACTAGTATCAGCGACAATTTTTGACAAAGTTTTTACAAATTATAAATGGAGTGTGCCCTAATTATCGTTTCCTGAAATATCACTAATTGATTTTAACACACTGGTAAAATCAAAAGGTTTTGAAATATACGAAGTTGCACCAGAGTTCAGACATTGAGCGATAATTTTTTGATCATCACTTGCAGTGATCAAGACAATTTTTGCATCAGGATCATATGCAATAACATCTTTTACAACTCCCAAACCATCTTTTTTTGGCATTGCTAAATCAAGCAAAAGGATTTCAGGATTATGTTGTTTGTATAAAGAAACTGCTTCCTCACCATTAACTGCCTCAACAATTACTTCGTGATCACCAATCAACAAAATATCTTTTAAAACTAAACGGATTGCATCTGAATCATCGGCAATCATAATTTTGGCCATGATTAGCAACAAACTATCAGATATAAAAGATATTGAATTAAAGATTATTTAGAAGATTTTTTGTTTTTTGTATGACAGAGTCTAAATCGGAATCGTTGTTCATATTTTGGGCCAAATCTTCAACTAAATTATTCATAACATCAAACATTCCAGAAGGGGTTTTTCCTGCCATAATTTGTTTTAAAATGTCATCAAGAACAGCAGCTAAATTTCCTAAAGCATTTTTTCCCATCATTGGGGCCAACCCCTTAATTTTGTGAGTGTGTTTTTGAAATTTATCAGAATTTTGAAAAACTTCAGCATCATCAGAACAAGAATTTAAAATATTTTTCATGCCCAAAATTTCTTCATTGATTTCTTTGGTTGCCAGTTGAACAAATTCATCAGACATTGTAATAGTGATAGGTAAAACCTGTCATTACTTTTATACTCTATGCCATAGGTTTTCTCATATGAAAATAGTTACCAAGACATATCTTTTGATTTCGGTGTTGGTTGCCGTAGCTGCGTTTAATTTATTTTTATTATATCAAGAAGGTTCAGGAGTACAAAACGAATCAAACTCCATTATCAGAGTGGCAGATATCAAAGTCAAGGCAGAATCTATTTCAGGATTTGCAGAGTTGATTGCAAATGGAAACATGGAAAACATGGAAGGGTTAGAAGAAGAAATCGACAATGTAGAACAGATACTAGAAAGTGTCAGAAACGGCGGAAGTATTGAAGGAACAGAAATTGCAAAAGCTCCTACCTCAGAAATTTTTACACAATTAAATCAAGTTTTAACAGAATGGGAAGAATATAGATTCAAGGTAGAGAATGTAAAAGACACACCAGTATTTGACGAGGAAGCTACGAATGCAGCTAATTACGTATTAGAAAAAAATCAAGATCTTGTCTTACTTACAGATCAATTAGTCAGAGACTTGAATGAATTAGATAGAGATTACAACAGACACAAGCAGATTGCTGAAGAATTGGCAGAATGTGCTAGAGGTATAAGTCAACAGACTTTGTTGATATCAATTGGAGAAGAAGGCAGTTCACAAGAATCTCTAAAAGAAAAAAGAGTTGGATTTGAAATAGGACTCAGAAAGCTGTTAGGAATTTCCACGCAGGAACTAGATGTTCAAAGTGTAGGAGCAGAACACGAGGATTTGGATCCAATTCCCAGAGCCAACTCAGACACACTAAGACAATTAGAACCATTATGGGAATCCATTCAGATTAGAATACAAGTTCTAGAAGAGAGGGCACTTTTATCACCAGAGTTCAATGTTGCAAAAAATGAAATGATGGAACAAAAAGAAGTTTTATTTGAAAAAGTCAATAGCGTAATCAATGCCTGGAATGCAAAATTAGCTTCTGAAAAATCATCAAATGAAGTAGTTGTTGAAATACTATTAGCTGCAAATATTCTAATCTTCATAGCTGTTGTGTTAATAATCAAACAATCACTATCGCCATTAAACTCAATCACACGTGCAATTTCCAAAGTAAAAGAAGGAGTATACGGTGAGAAAATTGAATATTCAGGTTCTGACGAAGTAGGAGAATTAGTTTCCAACTTTAACATAATGTCAGATACCATCAAAGCAAAAGATGAAGAGGCAAAACAAACAGATATTGCAAAAGATGAATTTCTTGCAATGATCACACATGAATTAAAGACACCTCTTGTTCCAATTCAAGGATATTCAGACATCCTACTTAGTGAGCATTTAGGAAAATTAACGGATAAACAAAAAGAAAGAATCAAAATCATCAAAGATAGTTCTGCAACATTGTTAGCAATCATATCAGATTTGCTAGATGCACAGAAACTAGAATTAGGCCAATTAAGAATGAAAAAAGAAAACAGAAACATCAATGAAACAATATGTAGTGCAGTAAATGCGTTATTGCCAGAAGCTCAAAGAAACAACATTGAATTGACTTTAAACACTAGAGATTTAGAAATAAATCATGATCCTGAAAGAATAAAACAAGTCATTACCAACTTGGTAAAAAATAGTTTAACAGCAGTGAAACCAGATACAGGTAAAATACATGTTTCAATGGAAGAGTCTCCAACTGAAATCAAAGTTCTAGTCAAAGATAACGGAATTGGAATTCCAATTGACAAACAAGCAGATCTATTCAAAAAATTCTATCAAGTAGATGCTACTCTTACAAGAGAGATGGGCGGAAGTGGTTTAGGTCTGGCAATTTGTAAGGGAATAATAGACAATCATGAAGGCCAAATTACAGTACAAAGCAGTCCAAATCAAGGGGCAGTATTTTCATTTACGTTGCCAAAAGGAGAAAAGAGCAAAAGTTCTCGAAATCCCATAGGAACTGCTTAAAGAAAACAAGCTCCGAGAACTAAAATCGCTCACTCTGTTCAAAAAATGTTAATTTAACAAAACACAACATGGACAGGTACGAAAAAAACAAGGAGTTTTACAAAAACTGTACGCAATACTTTGAATTCTTACGAAAAGTTGGAAAGACAGACTATGAGTTTGAAGACGAATATTATTTCACCATGCCTGCAATTTCCAGCAGTTAGAGACCAGAAGACTTAGGAATACCATAAAGTTTCATAGCGTATGGACACTCAACTAGAAGAGTTAACAGATTATGCTATAAAATATGCAAGTGATTCAGGGGCACAATATTGCGATGTAAGATCTGAAGAACAAGAAAGAGAATCAGTGTTAATTGAAAATGGAGAAACAGAATATGTCAGAACAATTAATGATTCAGGGATAGGAATAAGATTAATCAAAGATGGGACATGGAGTTTTAGCTCAATTACAAATCCGAAATCAAAAGAGCAAATTAAAAAAGCAATAGATGAAGCCGTCAAAAATTCAGTTCATTATGCAAAAAACAGAAAAGAGCAATTTTCTCTTTACCCAAACCCCAGCATAAAGAAAAAGATAGACTACAAAGTACTACAAAAACCAAACTTGGATGAATTGATCAAAATAGGTACAATGTGTGATAAGATTATTTCAGATACACCAAAAATTATCAAGTCAGTGATAAATCCATGGTACACAAATAATTCAAAATATTTTGTAAACAGTGAAGGTTCAAAAATTTTACAGAGTTTTTCAGATGTAGTAATTGACATGATTGCGACTGCACACGAATATGGAATAACCCAATCAGTAAACATTACAGAAGGAGGAAGGGGAGGAATGGAACAAATCATCAACAAAGATAAAGCTCAAAACAGTGCACAGAAAATTGCCAAAAAAGCATCTGAATTGTTATCAGCAAAGCCTGCAAAAGAGGAAAAAGCAACAGTTGTCATGAATCCTGACTTTGTATCATTACTCACACATGAGATTTTAGGTCACCCATCTGAGGCAGACAGAGTTTTGGGAAAAGAGATGGCATGGGCAGGGGGAGCATGGTGGAAAGGTATGATTGGAGAAAAAATTGGTTCTGAAAAATTAAATGTTTTTGATGATCCTACCATCGAAGAAAGTTTAGGATGGTATAATTTTGATGATGAAGGTGTTGAGACAAAAAAGACAACACTAGTTGAAGAAGGAGTTTTGAAGAACCACATGCAAAACAGGGAAACAGGACAAATTTTCAATGTTGCTCCTACAGGAAACATGAGAGCAACAAACTATCGATTCATGCCATTAATTCGAATGGCATGTACATGTGTTGGAAATGGAGATTGGAAAGTAGATGAAATGATAAAAGAAGTAAAAAACGGATATCTAATTTCAAATATGAAAATTCCATCAATAGACATGAAGAGATACAATTGGAGTATATCATGTCAATATGCACAAAAAATTGAGAATGGAGAAGTAACAGACTTGCTTAGGGATGTAATCGTGATGGGAATTGCCCCAGAATTTTTCCAATCAATTGATGCATGTGGTAACGACTTTACGATAAGGCCGATTACAAATTGCGGTAAAGGTGACCCAATGCAATCAATGATTATGGGCAATGGAGGACCATCAATTAGAGGAACTGCAACAGTAAAGAGCGTGAACTAGATGAACCAGTTAGAAAAGATAAGGCAGAATGTAATAGAATGCACAAAATGTGATTTGTGCAAAACCAGAACAAATTCTGTTCCAGGTAAAGGGAATTTTCAGTCAGATGTTATCTTTGTAGGAGAAGCACCAGGGAGAAATGAGGACAAAAATGGAGAGCCATTTGTAGGAACAGCAGGAAAAAAACTCTCAGCAGCACTTGAGGAAGCAGGGGTTTCCAGAGAAAAAGTATACATCACAAATGTTGTAAAATGCAGGCCGCCAAACAACAGAGTGCCAAATACAAAAGAAAGAGACACTTGCAGAGAATATCTAAAAAAAGAGATTTTCATAATAAAACCAAAAATTATCTGCATATTGGGAAATACAGCATTTAATTCAATTTTAGGAGGTTCAGAGATTACAAAATTCAGAGGAAAACTAGTTAGAAAAGACAACCAATTGTATTTTTTGACAATTCATCCTGCAGCAACAATATACAATCAAGAATTAATTTCCACATTAAAAAATGACATTGCAAGGCTCTTTGATTTAATCAGAGAATTAAAAAACAACAAAGAGATTCCTGTAGATATTGAATACACTTCCTAGAAGATTTTATCTTCAAGATACAGTTATTGTTGCAAAAAATCTTTTAGGTAAAAAAATTATCAGAAAAATAGGAAGAACCGAAATTTCAGGAATAATTACAGAAACAGAAGCTTATAGACACAAAGATGATCCTGCAAGTCACGCATTTAGTAAAATTACTGACAGAAACAAAGTAATGTTTGGTGAAGTGGGAATGGCGTATGTCTATTTCACATATGGAATGTATTATTGCTTTAATGTAGTAGCTAAAAATCCACGAGTTGGTGCAGGGGCAGTTTTGATTAGAGCAATTGAGCCAGAAAAAGGAAAAAAAGAGATGCTAAAAAACAGAAATAAAACAGACATGAAAAATCTCACAAATGGACCTGCAAAACTAACCCAAGCATTAGGAATTACAAAGGAGCACTATGGTGTAGATTTGACAAAAAATTCAAAACTGTACATCACAGAAGGCATAAAACCAAAAAAATTGTTTCATCCCCCAGAATAGGAATTAAAAAAGCAACAGACAAGTTATGGAACTTCAAAATTGGTATCTAGTCTTTGTTGTTTTCATCCAAAGTCCAAGGAGCAAATTTGCCAAGAATTCTTTGCCAATCTAATCTCAAAAGCAAAACCACAACTGTAGTCATCATAGCTCCAAAAATAATAATTCCAATGTAAACTGGAGTTGCATCATCAATGTTTTCTAATAACGGTTCAACCAAAGACAGACCAAGGTAATGAGAAACAAAAACTATGGTGTAGCTTAGAACAAATTTTCCTGTAAGTGTTGCAATAAAGAATCTTTTTGGATTATACTTTGCAAGCCCTAAAGGGACATAAACTAAATCATCTGGAATCGGAGTTGCAGCTGCAAAGAACGCAGCTCCTGCACCGTATCTTTTTACCAATCTCTCAAAGGGGCGCATCCTTTTTCGGGTTTTTTCATTGATAATTTTCCTTCCACCATAACTGACATAGAATATGATCTGTTTTGCGACAGTTGCAGTAATTGCAGACAAGATTGCCAAGACATGTAGATCAAATTGATCACCTACAGACATTGTTGCAAGTAATAGGAACCCAGGTAAAGGAACAAAAGGAACAAGAGATCCAAAAAAGTTGACAAGTGACAAACTAAGATAGCCTACTTCAGGGGCAAATGGAAAAAGGTCAACAAAATCCACTGTTCAAACTGTTTTCATGTGTTATTTAATTAAAACTAGATAAGAAAATACAACAATCATTAAAATATCATATTTTAACAACCCCAGTAAATGGTAAAAAAAGACTACAAGAAAATTTGTGATGAAATTGCAGCAATTAGTCCCTATATCAGATTTGTAGGAGTGATAGGAGAAAGTGGGGATTTACTGGCATATAGAAGAAGAGATGACTTGGTGCCTTTATTGAATGCAAAAAATACCCAGTATCAGTTCTCACATATTGCCATAAAGACCGATTTGGAAGGATTTTTTGATAAAAATCTAGGCGAAATAGAGTTTGTATGGGAAGAAAGGAAAAAAGTCCAGACCATATCATTTGCAATTAAAAAAGAAAGAGTATGGATTTCAATTGATAAAAAAGTAATCAGATCAGAGATGCTCAGAATCATTGATTCCTGTTTACCAATTGTAAAAAAATATTCTTAGAAATTGAAATGCCCATATTGTGAAATTGATTTGGATTCACTTAGCATGACTGATGGCTTGAAGCATGTTTTAGAGCATAAAAAAGAAAATCAAAATTAACTTTTTTGTATAACTACAATTATCATACAACATGGATGAACCTGATGAGATTCAAAAATTAATTGATGAGATTAGTTTTCGAAAATCAAACTCTAAAGATTACAAGAAAATGAGAGTGGAGGAAATAAGCAAAGAACTTAGAGACATTATGAAATTTGAGCAAGAATCTTTTAAGAAAATTGAAGAATTTGAAAAAACACAAGACAACCCAGATTTAGTCAAATATGCTAAGATGATTTGCAAAAATACTACACAGAGAGAAATCACACAGATTCAAGATGTGTATCTAGAAAAAATAGACAAAGAATATCTAAAATCAAAATAGATTATTGATCTTCATATAACCAGCATCTAACATATCCAGTTTCAGTTTTAAATTTAGGCGGAAGTTGCTTACATTTTTCAACTGCCAAAGGACACCTGTCAATAAATCTACATTGTGTTGGCGCATCAAGTAAGCTTGGAGGAATGCCTTTGATGTATTTTGGTTTGTCTCCCTTTAGTGTTGGAATCGATTCTAAAAGTCCTTGAGTGTATGGATGTTTTGGATTTTTGTAAATTTCTTCAGAGGAACCAAATTCTACCATTTGTCCACCATACATGATGCCAATCTTCTCTGCAATCTCAGACAGTACGGCCAAATCGTGCGTAATTAGCATAAAGGACATGCCCGATTTCTTTAGAGATTTTAAAAGATTGATGATTTGAGCTTGGATTAATACATCAAGTGCAGTGGTAGGCTCATCTGCAATCACAAATTTTGGTTTTAGCAGCAAAGCCATGGCAATTACAACTCTTTGCTTCATACCACCACTAAGCTCATGAGGATATTTTTTCAGTACATTTTCATCAAGGTTTACAGAATTCATTGCATCAGAAATTATCTGTTTTGAGTCACCATCAAAATGATGCTGTTTTAAAATTTCAAGAAATTGTTCATTGATGGTAAAAACAGGATCAAGTGAGTTCATTGCTCCTTGAAATACCATAGAGATTTTTTTCCATCGAAATGCATTATCAAATTTAGTTTCATCAACATCTAAGATAGAATCACCATCAAAAATTATCTTACCTTGTGTTTTTCCTCCAACAAGCATTCGAATAATAGACAATCCCAAAGTACTTTTCCCACATGCACTCTCACCTGCAATTCCTATGGATTCTCCATCTTCTAATGTAAAGTCAACATCATCTACGGCATAAACTGGACATTTTGATGAATCATATCGTGATGTTAATCCATCAACAGTTAGAAATGCCATATATTGTTCATATCCAAACTAGAATTTTTGTTTTGTACTAAGGGATATAAACAACTCTATCAGAATGTAAAAAGCGATTCAAATGAAACTACCAATATGTGGCTTTGATGCAAAAAATGCTATACTTTGTCCACAATGCGAAAGCAAGGTTGAATCAGGAAAAATAACACAAGCAGATGTTGAAGCATCTATGATCTTAGCTAAAATTGCAAAATCAAATAACGAGATTGAAAACTTTACACTATACTCTTGCAGAGAATTTCAAGGAAATTTTGTTTTGTCTTTGGCAAAAAACGACATCATGATAATTAGACAAAGCAGAACGCTGTACAGACTGCTTCAAGATCAATTCAAGGGTAAAATTTGGCTTGTAGAGGCAGATGAAACAGATAAGAAATTCATAGAAGATTTGTTCTTTCCAACAAAGATTCTTTCAATTAACTCAGTTTGGGCCCCAGGAGGAGTTCAAAAGACAAAGGCAGTGGTTTCAGGCAAATGGACACCAAGATTTCCAATAGATACAGAAAAAGTAGTCGAGATTGTAAAAAA
This window encodes:
- a CDS encoding response regulator; protein product: MAKIMIADDSDAIRLVLKDILLIGDHEVIVEAVNGEEAVSLYKQHNPEILLLDLAMPKKDGLGVVKDVIAYDPDAKIVLITASDDQKIIAQCLNSGATSYISKPFDFTSVLKSISDISGNDN
- a CDS encoding Hpt domain-containing protein — translated: MSDEFVQLATKEINEEILGMKNILNSCSDDAEVFQNSDKFQKHTHKIKGLAPMMGKNALGNLAAVLDDILKQIMAGKTPSGMFDVMNNLVEDLAQNMNNDSDLDSVIQKTKNLLNNL
- a CDS encoding sensor histidine kinase, with amino-acid sequence MKIVTKTYLLISVLVAVAAFNLFLLYQEGSGVQNESNSIIRVADIKVKAESISGFAELIANGNMENMEGLEEEIDNVEQILESVRNGGSIEGTEIAKAPTSEIFTQLNQVLTEWEEYRFKVENVKDTPVFDEEATNAANYVLEKNQDLVLLTDQLVRDLNELDRDYNRHKQIAEELAECARGISQQTLLISIGEEGSSQESLKEKRVGFEIGLRKLLGISTQELDVQSVGAEHEDLDPIPRANSDTLRQLEPLWESIQIRIQVLEERALLSPEFNVAKNEMMEQKEVLFEKVNSVINAWNAKLASEKSSNEVVVEILLAANILIFIAVVLIIKQSLSPLNSITRAISKVKEGVYGEKIEYSGSDEVGELVSNFNIMSDTIKAKDEEAKQTDIAKDEFLAMITHELKTPLVPIQGYSDILLSEHLGKLTDKQKERIKIIKDSSATLLAIISDLLDAQKLELGQLRMKKENRNINETICSAVNALLPEAQRNNIELTLNTRDLEINHDPERIKQVITNLVKNSLTAVKPDTGKIHVSMEESPTEIKVLVKDNGIGIPIDKQADLFKKFYQVDATLTREMGGSGLGLAICKGIIDNHEGQITVQSSPNQGAVFSFTLPKGEKSKSSRNPIGTA
- a CDS encoding TldD/PmbA family protein; the encoded protein is MDTQLEELTDYAIKYASDSGAQYCDVRSEEQERESVLIENGETEYVRTINDSGIGIRLIKDGTWSFSSITNPKSKEQIKKAIDEAVKNSVHYAKNRKEQFSLYPNPSIKKKIDYKVLQKPNLDELIKIGTMCDKIISDTPKIIKSVINPWYTNNSKYFVNSEGSKILQSFSDVVIDMIATAHEYGITQSVNITEGGRGGMEQIINKDKAQNSAQKIAKKASELLSAKPAKEEKATVVMNPDFVSLLTHEILGHPSEADRVLGKEMAWAGGAWWKGMIGEKIGSEKLNVFDDPTIEESLGWYNFDDEGVETKKTTLVEEGVLKNHMQNRETGQIFNVAPTGNMRATNYRFMPLIRMACTCVGNGDWKVDEMIKEVKNGYLISNMKIPSIDMKRYNWSISCQYAQKIENGEVTDLLRDVIVMGIAPEFFQSIDACGNDFTIRPITNCGKGDPMQSMIMGNGGPSIRGTATVKSVN
- a CDS encoding uracil-DNA glycosylase; the protein is MNQLEKIRQNVIECTKCDLCKTRTNSVPGKGNFQSDVIFVGEAPGRNEDKNGEPFVGTAGKKLSAALEEAGVSREKVYITNVVKCRPPNNRVPNTKERDTCREYLKKEIFIIKPKIICILGNTAFNSILGGSEITKFRGKLVRKDNQLYFLTIHPAATIYNQELISTLKNDIARLFDLIRELKNNKEIPVDIEYTS
- a CDS encoding DNA-3-methyladenine glycosylase, translated to MNTLPRRFYLQDTVIVAKNLLGKKIIRKIGRTEISGIITETEAYRHKDDPASHAFSKITDRNKVMFGEVGMAYVYFTYGMYYCFNVVAKNPRVGAGAVLIRAIEPEKGKKEMLKNRNKTDMKNLTNGPAKLTQALGITKEHYGVDLTKNSKLYITEGIKPKKLFHPPE
- a CDS encoding VTT domain-containing protein yields the protein MDFVDLFPFAPEVGYLSLSLVNFFGSLVPFVPLPGFLLLATMSVGDQFDLHVLAILSAITATVAKQIIFYVSYGGRKIINEKTRKRMRPFERLVKRYGAGAAFFAAATPIPDDLVYVPLGLAKYNPKRFFIATLTGKFVLSYTIVFVSHYLGLSLVEPLLENIDDATPVYIGIIIFGAMMTTVVVLLLRLDWQRILGKFAPWTLDENNKD
- a CDS encoding DUF6659 family protein, whose translation is MVKKDYKKICDEIAAISPYIRFVGVIGESGDLLAYRRRDDLVPLLNAKNTQYQFSHIAIKTDLEGFFDKNLGEIEFVWEERKKVQTISFAIKKERVWISIDKKVIRSEMLRIIDSCLPIVKKYS
- a CDS encoding ABC transporter ATP-binding protein translates to MAFLTVDGLTSRYDSSKCPVYAVDDVDFTLEDGESIGIAGESACGKSTLGLSIIRMLVGGKTQGKIIFDGDSILDVDETKFDNAFRWKKISMVFQGAMNSLDPVFTINEQFLEILKQHHFDGDSKQIISDAMNSVNLDENVLKKYPHELSGGMKQRVVIAMALLLKPKFVIADEPTTALDVLIQAQIINLLKSLKKSGMSFMLITHDLAVLSEIAEKIGIMYGGQMVEFGSSEEIYKNPKHPYTQGLLESIPTLKGDKPKYIKGIPPSLLDAPTQCRFIDRCPLAVEKCKQLPPKFKTETGYVRCWLYEDQ
- a CDS encoding transcription elongation factor NusA, yielding MKLPICGFDAKNAILCPQCESKVESGKITQADVEASMILAKIAKSNNEIENFTLYSCREFQGNFVLSLAKNDIMIIRQSRTLYRLLQDQFKGKIWLVEADETDKKFIEDLFFPTKILSINSVWAPGGVQKTKAVVSGKWTPRFPIDTEKVVEIVKNARNLDIEIEFEDKGRK